A single region of the Dryobates pubescens isolate bDryPub1 chromosome 11, bDryPub1.pri, whole genome shotgun sequence genome encodes:
- the LOC128897554 gene encoding uncharacterized protein LOC128897554 — protein MDTISHCGGGSAPQSHCTIKLAAESSLASGASVRTSAAAALEGARPDPSHRQHTAPSSRSGTDCTGQPGSSLLPLPPALTRAPRVLLKHDAREVKQPNAHLTSPPVAQPQKDEVAWTYIGYTGESVKGTAVNLTAEAGSIQIRNGSIMVPCDGLYLMSLEGNIHFLVQGLLKLTLMKTDKKPHVLWEQTVEESSSAVSLITVVFFFQHDNITLLTSSEAIISLSFSLVLLSPVDDGVKCHL, from the exons ATGGATACGATCAGTCACTGCGGGGGAGGTAGTGCCCCGCAGAGCCACTGCACAATAAAACTTGCAGCTGAGTCCAGCCTTGCCAGCGGAGCAAGCGTCAGAACATCAGCTGCGGCAGCGCTAGAGGGTGCCAGACCAGACCCTTCCCACCGCCAGCACACGGCACCTTCCTCACGCTCCGGAACAGACTGcacagggcagcctggctccagcctccttcccctgccGCCTGCCTTAACCAGAGCACCGAGGGTTCTTCTAAAGCACGATGCCAGGGAGGTAAAACAGCCCAACGCACACCTCACCAGCCCACCCGTGGCACAG cctcagAAGGACGAAGTGGCGTGGACCTACATCGGCTACACAG GTGAAAGCGTCAAGGGAACAGCTGTGAACCTCACTGCTGAAGCAGGCTCTATTCAGATCAGAAATGGCTCCATCATGGTGCCCTGTGATGGCCTCTACCTCATGTCCTTGGAGGGCAACATCCATTTCCTTGTCCAGGGCTTGCTAAAGCTGACGTTGATGAAGACAGATAAGAAGCCCCACGTCCTCTGGGAGCAGActgtggaggagagcagcagcgcAGTCAGCCTCATCACGGTGGTGTTTTTCTTCCAACACGACAACATCACCCTGCTGACCAGCTCCGAGGCCATCATCAGCCTGTCCTTCAGCCTGGTGTTACTGAGTCCTGTTGATGACGGTGTGAAATGTCACCTGTAA